Below is a window of Candidatus Hydrogenedens sp. DNA.
TCACAGCGATATTTTGGGTTGGTGTTATTCCCATGACACTAACTCTAATTGTAGCTTATATATTTGCTCGAGAAGGACAGTGGATAACAACAAAGAGAAACTTAACAACTGCAGTAAAAATTACTACCGAGGGGGTAAGGCTTTCTTTATCTACTCGTTTAACTTATTCTGCCCGTATTGCAACAGACCCTATTTTTTCCAATTTCATACGGTCATCTAAAGAAGAACGAGAACTTTTGCAAAATCAACTTTTAGAAAAATTATCCTTTATCCAATCTTATAGTGAAGGAAAATCTTTAGCATTTGCAATTATAGATAAAGAAAATAATTTACTTTTTTCAACACCTTCATTCAAAACTGGAGATTTTCTTTCTACTGATTGGTATAAAAAAATTAAATACCCCTATATTATCGCTATATCTACTCCCCCCAAAGCAGAAAAATATTCTTTAACTATAGCTATTCCCATAAAAAATGATAATAATGAGATACAGGGGTTTCTTATTGAGGTACAGGAAGCCTCCGAATTAATTCGTTTCGCTTTAGGACATACATTCGGAGATTCTCCTCAAAATGAAAACATATATTATATGATTGTTTACATGCGAGATAGTGATGGAATATCTGTTTATTACGACTACAAAGAAGATGAAAAAAAAGCAAATATAAATTACGAGATTTCGGATTCACGACTCATACAGCGACTAAAAAGAATACCTAATAAATCTGAGGGATTATTAACACTACTACGATTTTCCAGTCGAGGTAAAGTTGCACCGGTTTTATTAGCCTACGAAAAGATTTATCCGGAATATGATTTATACTTTTGTGCATATAAACAACTTAACGAAATCTTCTGGTTTATTCACATAGGTTCAATTGCAGCCTTATTTATTGCGGGCTTGGTTATATTTTTCTTTTCATTGATAGGTTACCGTATTGTTCATAAGACTATATTACGACCTTTAAGTTTGATTAATGAAGGTGCTCAAATAATTCGTCAGGGAGATTTGGAACTCAAACTAAAAATTGAAACAGGAGACGAATTAGAGGAAGTTGCTATCTCTTTTAATGAAATGGCAAACGCCTTGAAAAAAAACATCTATGAATTGGAGTCATCAGAAGAACGCTATCGTAATATCGTCAATTCCATGAGAGATGGAATATACCAGACGAATAAAGAAGGGGTATTAACCTTAATCAATCCTTCTGGCGCAAAAATATTAGGCTTTGACGAACCCGAAAATGCAATAGGAACTCGAATTGAAAATCTGTTTTTAAATACAAATGATTACAAAACATTTTGTTCTGAGTTAGAAAAAAATAATTATTTAAACCAATTCCGTGTATGGATAAAACCTACTCGAGGGGAACTAATTTGTGTAGAAATATCCGCAGGATATATAAGAGATGAAAAATCAAATATTATAGGGATTGAGGGGATTTTTCGCGATATTACCCAAAATGTATTATTAGAAAAGGAAGTCCATGAACGAGCAGAAAGATTACGGGCGGTAAATATTATTGCAAGGACTATTAATTCTAGTTTAGAAGCAGGGAAAGTTTATGAAAGCATTGTTAATAAAATAAAACGGTTAATTTATAACATTGATTACGCTGTAGTTGCTTTTCCACCCGAAAAACAGGGGCATCATCAATGTTATGATGTTGATTTTTGCTTTGAAATTTTAACGCTCCTCCCTAATTTCGATACAAAACCTACCATAGGACCTTTTTGTTGTGGGGAAAAAGTAATCAGAGAAAAAAAGACCCTTATTTTTGACTATTTACAATCGGAAGATGAAACAATAGCCCAAGAATTTCCATCGGACATTACAAGCCTTATTGTAACACCTTTATTTGCTGAAGATAATGTAATAGGAGTTTTAGTTCTGGGTTCCAAAATCCCCAAAGCATTTCTAACCCATGATATTGAAATTGTGGAAGAGGTATCTCCACATATTGCTGTAGCAATTCGTAATGCTCGATTATTAGAAAAACTGCAAAATACCCTTGATGAGATTAATAAAGCAAGAGAACAATTAAATAAAGCAAACGAAGAATTAAAAACTCTTGATGAAATGAAAACCAATCTGCTTTCCAATGTATCTCATGAACTACGGACTCCATTGGTTTCAGTAATGGGATATACCGATATGATATTGAAGGGTAAAACAGGACCTATTACAGAAACACAGAGAGAATATCTATCCATCAGCATGAGAAATGTTGAAAAGTTAGTAAACTTAATTGAAAATCTTCTCGATTTCTCAAAACTACATAAAGGAAAAGAAGAACTTGTATTTAGTACTTTCGATATTGTCGAATGTGCGGAAAGTGGATTACAAAACATACGTCCTATGGCAGACCCCAGAAAAATTAAATTAATTTTAAATACAGAAAAAAGACCCATAATGGTAGATGGTGACAAAGGAAAAATACTTCAAGTATTTAATAATTTATTATCTAATGCCGTCAAATTCAATAAGAACGAAGGGTCCGTAGAAGTCAAAATTAAAACCATAGAAGAGGAAGTAGAAGTTTCAGTTATAGATACAGGGATTGGAATTCCTCCCGAATCTATGGATAAAATTTTTACTCGATTTTATCAAGTAGACTCTTCCTCTACACGAAAATATGGGGGAACAGGAATAGGACTTTCTATTTCCCAGGATATCATGCGGCTCCATGGAAGTAGAATTGTTTTTTCAAGCACACCAGGGCAAGGAAGCACATTTTCATTTCGCCTTCCTCTTCATGGAACCCGTTTCGAAGATAGCCATATCTATGCTCGTCATATTACGCCTGACGAAACCCATTTATTAGTAGAATTAGTAACACAAGATAGAGCTATGAGTGCACAGATTCGACATTGGTTGTTGGAAGAAAATATAGATATCCTTCATGCAGGACATCCATCTTCAGCCATATCATTAGCATTAAAATATAATCCCGATTGTATTATCATTGATTGCGATGAAGGACCTATGGGAGAGGTTATGGTAAGCGAAATTCTCGAAAGCCCCGAGGTTGTGGAAATTCCTATTATCTTAATAACCGAACAAGAACATTTATATACTACTTATTCAGACAAAGTGATTCATCGGCTACCCAAACAATTAAGAAAAAGTATCCTTTTAAGTGCCATTCGGTATGCTATAAGAACTTTACCATCAGAAGTATCTGAGTTAGGAAATGCAATACTTTGTGTTGATGATGATGTCGAAATTCTTCAATTTATGAGAAACTGTCTTGAAAATGAAGGTTATAAAGTTGATTTGGCTACATCCGGTGAAGAATGTATTGAAAAAGCCCAAACAGGTCAATTCCGACTTATTTTATTAGACATTGCTATGCCCGGACTGGATGGAATTGAAGTTTGCCGAACCATAAGAACAAATCCAAAATTAAAAGGAATATATATTCATATAGTGACTGCAAAACCTATAAGTGATGTAATTAAGAAAACCTATGAAGTTGAAGCGGACGGTATTTTACAAAAACCATTTAAACAAGAAGATTTAATAAATATCGTGAAAAATTACATTCCCCCAGAGACAAAATAACATTCCTATTCCATATAAGAATCGAAAAAACGGTAGGAAGGTTCTATTTCTCTATCGTGTATCCTTTCGGTATCTAATATAGGATTAAACAAAACTTTAATAGGTCCTTCCATTTTCCCTTCTAACCACTTCGCCAGTAGTTCTAATCCCTCCGAAGCAGATTCTCGAACAGGTAACCATACATGGGCAGATGCCTCATGAAGAATACACCCTTTACTTTCATAAGTCCATGATAGGACTTCACAATCTTTTCCAATCGTTCTACCTGCCCTTTTAAAACCCTCTCGAATAGCCTCTCCATTTTCTGTTCCACTGCTATCAATTAATGCAGTAATATTAGGGTCTGATAGAAGTTGTTGAATTCGTATTGCTACATTTCTCGCACCAAAATTTACATGCTTTATGTTCCTTTCTGAAAAAGGTAGGTTTGCTTCTTCTAAAGCTTTCTTGTAACCTCGAATTCTTTCCATACCCGGTTGATATTGATGAAATGCTTGTAATAAAGCAATGTGTTTGTGTCCTTTGTCTATTAAAAATTTTGTGCTTATATAAGCCGCCTTTTCATAGTCAACTGTAGCATAAGATAAGTTTGAAAAAGATTCCAATCTGCCAAAGGCTACATAAGGAATACCTGTTTCATGAATTCTTTTTGCAATAATATCAGACAAAGCCAAAGGACCTGCAATAATACATGACTTAAAAAGATTATCAAAAACACCTCGAGCATAATTTTCTACTTTTCCTAATTCATAAGGAAACATATCAAAACAAATATAATCTCCTTTTTTTCCAAATATCCGATACAACTCCATAAAAAGCCATAGAAAAAAGTTGGGGCTAAAAGGAATAATCTCTATGGGTGCAGGAAAAGTAACACCAACACATGCAGGCTGATTTGCTCTTAGGGAACGGGAAAAAATATTAGGATGATATCCTAATTTTTCAACCATTTCAAGTACTTTCTTCCGTGTTTCTTCTTTAACACCGTCCTTGAAATTAATAACCTTGCTGACTGTTTTTGCAGAAACACCTGTCATTCTTGCGATGTCATAAATTGTAATCTTCTTAAACATAATAAACTCCCTTTTAGTAACCGTTTACTTTAATTA
It encodes the following:
- a CDS encoding LacI family DNA-binding transcriptional regulator, yielding MFKKITIYDIARMTGVSAKTVSKVINFKDGVKEETRKKVLEMVEKLGYHPNIFSRSLRANQPACVGVTFPAPIEIIPFSPNFFLWLFMELYRIFGKKGDYICFDMFPYELGKVENYARGVFDNLFKSCIIAGPLALSDIIAKRIHETGIPYVAFGRLESFSNLSYATVDYEKAAYISTKFLIDKGHKHIALLQAFHQYQPGMERIRGYKKALEEANLPFSERNIKHVNFGARNVAIRIQQLLSDPNITALIDSSGTENGEAIREGFKRAGRTIGKDCEVLSWTYESKGCILHEASAHVWLPVRESASEGLELLAKWLEGKMEGPIKVLFNPILDTERIHDREIEPSYRFFDSYME
- a CDS encoding response regulator, giving the protein MEQKQKYRTGIERKFFTAIFWVGVIPMTLTLIVAYIFAREGQWITTKRNLTTAVKITTEGVRLSLSTRLTYSARIATDPIFSNFIRSSKEERELLQNQLLEKLSFIQSYSEGKSLAFAIIDKENNLLFSTPSFKTGDFLSTDWYKKIKYPYIIAISTPPKAEKYSLTIAIPIKNDNNEIQGFLIEVQEASELIRFALGHTFGDSPQNENIYYMIVYMRDSDGISVYYDYKEDEKKANINYEISDSRLIQRLKRIPNKSEGLLTLLRFSSRGKVAPVLLAYEKIYPEYDLYFCAYKQLNEIFWFIHIGSIAALFIAGLVIFFFSLIGYRIVHKTILRPLSLINEGAQIIRQGDLELKLKIETGDELEEVAISFNEMANALKKNIYELESSEERYRNIVNSMRDGIYQTNKEGVLTLINPSGAKILGFDEPENAIGTRIENLFLNTNDYKTFCSELEKNNYLNQFRVWIKPTRGELICVEISAGYIRDEKSNIIGIEGIFRDITQNVLLEKEVHERAERLRAVNIIARTINSSLEAGKVYESIVNKIKRLIYNIDYAVVAFPPEKQGHHQCYDVDFCFEILTLLPNFDTKPTIGPFCCGEKVIREKKTLIFDYLQSEDETIAQEFPSDITSLIVTPLFAEDNVIGVLVLGSKIPKAFLTHDIEIVEEVSPHIAVAIRNARLLEKLQNTLDEINKAREQLNKANEELKTLDEMKTNLLSNVSHELRTPLVSVMGYTDMILKGKTGPITETQREYLSISMRNVEKLVNLIENLLDFSKLHKGKEELVFSTFDIVECAESGLQNIRPMADPRKIKLILNTEKRPIMVDGDKGKILQVFNNLLSNAVKFNKNEGSVEVKIKTIEEEVEVSVIDTGIGIPPESMDKIFTRFYQVDSSSTRKYGGTGIGLSISQDIMRLHGSRIVFSSTPGQGSTFSFRLPLHGTRFEDSHIYARHITPDETHLLVELVTQDRAMSAQIRHWLLEENIDILHAGHPSSAISLALKYNPDCIIIDCDEGPMGEVMVSEILESPEVVEIPIILITEQEHLYTTYSDKVIHRLPKQLRKSILLSAIRYAIRTLPSEVSELGNAILCVDDDVEILQFMRNCLENEGYKVDLATSGEECIEKAQTGQFRLILLDIAMPGLDGIEVCRTIRTNPKLKGIYIHIVTAKPISDVIKKTYEVEADGILQKPFKQEDLINIVKNYIPPETK